The sequence acctcttataatttttaagaaagaaaaaaaaaaaaaaaaaaaaaaaaaaaaaataaataattaaagaatcGTACTCATTCCAAATTAttagtaaattattaataatataattattccAACatatatgatttttttttttattttttttaaccttttttattttttttatttttattttttttttaattttttttttttacttgaaATTGAGTATTTTCGTTGCTAGCTCTTATAATCTACTTTTGTCGTCAATATACCACCCTTCCCTCATTTTTAACACACATAAAACACAATAAAACACAAAACACGACccacatttttaaataatttatccaCTCCATCCTTAGAATTtatgaataaatttttaagcTCATTAACTAAATTTACAATATAGACTACCCTCTGTTCCTTCTTTTGTTAATGTTTTCATTAGattaaatgaaatgaattgttggtttttttaaaatattgatataatttatttcttttcttttttctcaAAGAGAGGAACACTTAactgaaataaaaaatgtgtGAATAAAAAAGTAGTAGAACTATtagtattgtttttttatttttttatttttttatttatttattttattttttattttttattttattaatttttttagtattgtatatatataaaatatttaaagttgggaataaaaaaaaactttttttttttttttttttttttttttttttttttctaatcaatgattttataaaaattcgTCATAactaatttatataattatcattatcatttcaAACCACACACgctcacacacacacacacaactaccatatttatcaaattttttaattataataaattttttaattttaatttttttgtttttataaaaaagaaaaaataaaatttatcatatttttttatatttatatatataaaaaaatatataattatttattattatttttaaaaataattttataaaaataaaaaaacatttaccCTTCCCtagtatttaaatatataaagacacttattcaaattcaaatacacACACCACACTCCACAATCCACCCATCCACAATCCACCCATCCACAAGTAAAATAATTAACACACActcacacacacacataaatatatttttctattctaatttcatttatgTGATAGTactaatagtagtagtagtagtaaaattataaaaaataaaaatatattttttttatacctAACAAGCAAatctaaatataattatcacaaattattttataaatataaaaattataaataatcaaaaataaaaaaaataataataataataaataaaaataaaaaaaataataaaaacaaaataaaaaaaaataaataaaataaaattaaaattggttggttgttgtttaaattcttttatttatttattgtattttgTTATTTTCTTACACCCCAAcctacaaataatttttttttttttaatcacccatcaaaaattttattatttttttttttttccctcaTAGCCCTTTTttgtaaaaacaaaaaaaaaaaaaaatagtaattataaataaaaaaaatttaaattatttttttttgtaaatagtaaattatccaaaaaataaaaaattaaaaaaaaaaaaaaaaaaaaaaaatggataacCAAATGAGTCATTTtgttttagaaaaaaataataaaataaataatggttCAACCTTACCATCACAACAACATAATCAAttccaaattcaacaacaacatcaacaattaaatgaaaataataataataataataataataataataataataataattcaagtggtaattattttaataatataaaaaataatccaaattctggattattttttaattttaaagcaaatattaataatgataattatcCAACCATTTGTGCTCATAAATCAATTTGCTTGATTTGTAATAAGGATTCACCTCCATGTCTTTCTTCAAGATCCGTTTCTTGGGTTTCAATTTTACGTGTTGTTTTTTATTCcttaaagaatttatatccagaaaaagaatattttaatctaaaaaaagatgtttATGGTTATGTTGCAACTCATTGGTCTTTAATTTGTACCAAAAAGAAAAGTAACtataatcaatatttttattatattttattctattttttttttttttttaattttccagTTTCtaattttccatttttttaaattaaatttttaaagaaaccCCTGGATGGAGAAAACAATTACAAGATGCATTATCTCATTGTAGAAGATTGTTCGAAAGTGGTGCCGATCATCATGAATGTTATGgtttttggaaattaaaagatatgtCAGATCCATGGGAGGAGAATGGATTAAATGATTCATCATCCTCGTTGAGTAATGGTAacaataatggtaataataataataataatggatcaCCATATTCAAAtgaaccatcatcaccacaatTATAtacatcaccattattatcaccaaataatttattaagtaGTTGTAATAATAGTTCCCCAAATTATCCTCACCTATCGCCATCAAATTCCGGTAGTATCAATACAACACCATTGTTAGTTAGTTCAACACCAccaaactttttaaatacttcttcaaataatattcaaacaGTTTCGAGATCAAATAGATATTCACCAGTTCATTTTAATAGTGGTCCAAATggtaacaacaataacaacaacaacaacaatggCAGCAactacaacagcaacaacaacaacaatattagTTGTGGAAGTGGTAACTCAACAccaaaatctttaatttcaagtACTCCACATTCATATCATAGCGGCCATAATAGAAGTAATTCTAATGGAAGTATGAATGGGTTTAATTTACATCATCCCTCATCTTACTCTTCCTCTtcctcttcatcatcatcatcctcttcttcattatcttcttcttcatattcaaataatagtaataacaattctattaataataataataataataattcaagaGACTATATTCATGATTTATCAAATCTTGGTATTtcatcaccaattttaataaattctgGAGGTAGTAATTCAATGTCCAGACCTAGAAGTAAATCATTGGGTAGTAATTTCTTCCAATTGGATTCACCATCAACCAAACCtcaaatattatcaattgttaatagtagtaatagttcaaataataatagtaataattttaataactttattataaatacaaAAACAAAGAGATCCAATTCTCAacaattcaataataataacaatatatataatagCAGTAATCATCATAACTTGGTTTCACCAAGTACCATATATAAATCcgaaaaattaccaaaattaatagaagattataattcaaatgatgatgacTTTGAAAATGATCACGATCATCAAGTTCCAAATCATATTAacctaaataataataataataacaataataatattaataataataaaaataataataataataataataataataataataataataataataataataataataataataataataataataataataataataataataataataacaataattataaaaataacaataatgataataatagttcaaaAGATAAAGCATCAATTTctagtttattaaataatgattcatttaatgataataaaaataataatagtaattctaaaaataatgatccagaaataatattcaaattttcaAGAAAAAGATCATTTGATCTtacataaattattttttatataataataaccaacaATATAATAtacacattttttttttaatataaataaaaaaataatataatactACTTCATACTATCATTACAAtctaaacaaattttatttttttaaaaaaaaaaaaaaaattttaaataaaatacattttatttcaacatacattttattattatttttattattgttattattattattattattataatttattattattattattattattatttattattattatactatttaaaaattttactctaaatttttaattaaattataaattaaaccAGATTGTAAAATTGATTTGCAAGTATTTTCTTTTgcagtttttttattttgaccAGATTTAAAATGAGAATGTGCAGcttctttatttatatagAAAGTAGCAATAGCATTAAAAAAACCAGAACCATCAGGAGTATGTTCCCAAGCTataccaaaatcaaatgtATGTCTTTTAACTTGAATAACCATCTCTTGAACCAAAGCACTAGCAGAAGCAAAATAGGAATTTGTATCCATTTCTTCATCAACTTGATTAACTTGAGTTGTATagttttgttgttttaaagATATTGGAAGTTCACCAGTTTTTAAGAAATTAATAGCCTCTTCTAAATATCtttcttgatttttaaaGAACTCATAGATGTTATCCTCTCTTGGATCATCAACTTTGACAATACCATAGAAATAACTATCCCTATTTCTTAATCTACCCCTTGATTGAATATTAGCAGTAACGGTTGTTGGTGGATCTAATCTAATTACAATATTACATTCTGGTACATCGAATCCTTCTTCCACTACACTAGTTGCAACTATAACATTACATTGATCACTTCTAAACTCTTCTATAGCCTTCTTTTGAGATGATATTGACATTCCACCAATAGAACCATGACCAACTACTAAATTTGGTTTAATAAAAGAGAATCTATCACCCATTCTTAATTGATCCAAAAGTGAATAAACTTTCTTTGCTACGTCTCTTGTTTTTACAAATATGATTGCTTTTAAATCATCACTCTTTTTTTCATCCAAAATTTGTAACGCAATCTCTAACTTTGAAATACTATCCGCAATCTCTTCATCACAAGGTAACGAATGAACCATTGCTAAAATCTCTGATTGAAGTTCTACATcatcaatatttgaaatctcttcaattaaaaaggattttaaatttaaaccaaCTGGAATTGCACTAccaaacattttaaaattaataaaatcattaattttttcaaaaaatgatgataaaaacttatttaaattatgatTTTGAGTACTACTATTggaaccaccaccaccaccaccaacacctaAACCTTTTAAAGTATTACTATCAATTACTGAAGTAAcagaatcaaataattcttGATTATTACTAAGATTTGgtttatattttgaaattaaatcttttaagaTTTGAATTGAGTGACgttctaaattatttgttggaattggtatgattttaatattcttttgattaatatatggaatgattgattgattagttggttttataatttcacAACGACtaacttttgaaattaatttcaagGATAATAAAGTATtgaaaaaatcttttttaccAGCTGGTGACGCAGTTAAACCTAAAATCTTTGGATGACAAATCTCTGGAATcgtatttaatttatcacgTAATAATTTAGCGAATGAATGCTCTTTAACTATATGATGAGCTTCATCGATAACAATCAAACAGAAACTAAGTatatttaaatcaccatttGATAAAAGTTTATTGAATAAATCACCAATCACCACCAAAACATCAAATCTTTGCTTCAATTGAACTGGTTTAAATGTTTCACCGTGAGCTGATAACACCTTTAACCCCGTCTCTGTCTCTATTACGTCTGATTGTTGGATTACCAATGGGATTCTATCTACAATGAAAACTATTTGCTTTGAAGGATTCAATTgcttcattttctttatcaCCAAACATGATATTAAAGTCTTACCTAAACCAGTTGGTAAACAACATATTATATCCTTTTCCATTGATTTTCTATAGAGTTCACATTGATAATCTCTTGGTTTACTCTTATTCATCTCCATTGgtttaccatcatcacccTGTTGTaatgtttttataattggcataccaattgttttaatttgaCCGAGTGTAagattattacaattttcatCTTGAAAAATGCTATTCATAGTATCAACTCTTTGTTGTAAATCACCAAGTGTTCTCTTTAatctttcaatttcattatccTTTTCCATTTGAGTTGGTTCattaaaatgtaaataacTAAAACCACCACTTAATAAATTTCCatcatttttttgtttttcaattaattcatctttaattttatttttatctatactaataaattttgaaaataatgaatctaTTGATTGTTTTGTTTGATATGTtaattgttgtggttgttgtggtggtggtgattctatttcttgttcttgttgttgtctagtttttttttgttcttgatatttattatttaaatcttctCTTCCctgttgatttaaataatttaaaacttttattgCGCAACATGATTCTgctgtttttttatttttataccaATCGGAATATACAATTTTATTGTTAtgttttgaattaatttcaccAACGCGTATGTGTGTACGATATTCTCTCTCGTGGTCAGGTCCTCTACACTCTGAATGGTATACTGGTAAATATCCTATTCTTTTTTGTTGAATATAAGTttgtaaatcatttttagtcattttattaaattttatttgtttatattatatttttatatattgaaAGAAATAGGGGTAAAACATAATAAATTCCCGTTTTCtcgaaaatataaaaaaataaaaataaaaaaaaaaaaaaaataaaaaaaaaaagtgtttgtTTCAACCAAtcttattttgttttttttttttccctgtAACacattttaatcaaaattttattttatttttagaatttaattattaatcattattaaaaaaaacaattacaataaaCGAGagggaataaaaaaaaaaaaaaaaaaaaaaaaaaaaaaaaaaaaaaaaaaaaaaaaaaaaaaaaaaaaatcaggtTATTTTCGGGGGACTgtgtatttgttttttttttttttttttttttttttttttggtttgaaaatattattactatataaaataaaagtaataaagattaaaaatttaatttttttttttattttttatttgttactttttttgttttaaatgattaataatcatttgatttataatttctaaattattttcttgaaTGGTGTcagtattactattactatattttgtaattatattatgaagttgtaaatatttataaacacaagaagaattatttgaatctgttaaaatttgaatccaatcattaaattcaatctgtttacaattaaattcacattttaatatttgattaatCTGTTgtgaatttatattattattattactattattattatttaaattaattgtattaaataataattttcctttttcattatcatgctcataataattttgattatttatttgatttataattaaatttgataaatgatTAATTGGAATGGTTGGATATGATGTAGAAACGTTTGGATAAAATCCAATTGAATGACAagattgtaaaaataattgtaataattcattttcatttcctAAACCagtttcaatatttgaaaaaattggaGGAATTCTTATCATTGTTGATggtatattaaattttattgaacAATCTTTTAGAAAatgttcaattaataaactaCTTTGAATTTTTCCACttgataatggtaatttttcaattgattcaaaatttggaatttcaatactattatattcattttcattaataaattcatttgatattcctaaataaatatatattgatgatatatttataattgaaattttattattattattattattattattatcattattattacaataaccattaattattaaagatttaattaattctttaaccaaatttaattcagtttcattaaattcttgttcaaataaaattgaatcttGAAATGAATCACTtgaaacaataattattaaatttatatcattatttttgatGAATAATTGATTATAGTCTTTTTCTGATGAAACtgatataatattaatttttgaaatttcattttgatttaaattaaaatataattgatgGTACTTTAGgctttgaattattaaatcaattgatgtatttaaacaataaacTATAGAACAATTTGAATCTTTaactaaattaaataataaataagtaCTTAAATAACCACCACTTGAAAAAGGGAataatattcttttattatttttactagtACCACCATTTTTAGTAATATTTACATacgatgatgttgatgatgaaaattcattaccaataacttttaatttaatttgttttttccaaaattttaaatttttaacattattatttttacttttaccCCCAATGAATGAACcagttttaatattttcattattatttgattgttgattactatcttttatttttttattatcaatagctgtaatgataattttaattactaAAGAGattgtattattttgaatttgttgaattgtaataatatttggAGAGATTTCTTTATCTatccaattttttaattgaacagTTAATAATGAGTCTGCACCATAATCAAGTAATCGTAAATCttgattaattttagatgattcaattgaaaggAATtctgatattttattaatgaaaatatctttaatatttaatgaatctACAACTtttccaccaccaccactgccactactactattggaaccaccaccaccaccatcgattgaattaataataaaatcaaatttttgtTTAGGAATTTGAGCATTTACTTTAAAAGCTggaaaattgaaattacaaattaaaagatttgttgataaatgttgattttgaatttgtaaatcTAATGAacctaaaattaaatttgtagAGATTGGATTTAAACCTTGACCAACTAACATTTCACCAACTGATTCAAATCTTGATACAAATCCTGCATCACCTAAAGAACCATAATTTGTACAAATTGATGGTAACCCAATtgattttctaaatcttgATAATGAATCTAAAACATTATTCGCACAAACATAAGAACATTGTTTTGAAGAACCGATGATTGAAGCAATTGAAGATGCCATtacaaattgttttaatttccaaTTCCTCTTTATCGATTGATTATGTAAATTAATTGCACCAAATGTTTTTGCACCATGTGAAATATCCAAACTTTccatatcaattttattaacttttcTAGAAACTTGTTGAAAtgcaaaatgaaaaattgaatcaacaTTATTTATCAATggattatcttttaatatttgatcgATTGATTCATTTACTAAACTTTCATTACAAATATCAATACTCTTAAAATGAAAtctaatatttgaattattgtttactaataattctaattccCATTTCATtggtgattttgaaaatattataatatcttTAACACAATCTGAAAATTTAACAATCCATTTTAATATCTCTAAAACTATCCCCGTTTGACCTGTAACTAATATTGTTGAAcctaaattatcattatttattttataatttgattttaaaattggttccTTAACATcaatactaccactaccactactactaccactactactactactattgaaattattattttcaattaatttatttattaaattaatattattatttacaataattTTACCAATATGTTTACgttcatttataaattcaattgcttcttttatttttaaatttgaatattcattaattggtattaaatttaattgattattttcaattgcatttgatatttgtaaaaataaaatttgaagttttcttttatttataaataataattcaacattaTGATAACCataattatatttgaatttactAAAATCTATATATTCATTTGGATTTAAATGAGTGATTGATAAATCAACGATTCTACCACCACATTCCaaacatttgaaatttgaatCTAAATAATCACTTGATAATgtattcaatattaaatcaacaccttttttatttgatcccaattgttttaattttaatttaatttgttttacaTAATCTTTATTTCTTGTTGAATAAATTCCAGTGATAAAATCACCATAGGTGTCAATAAGATATTGCTCTTTCTCTTTTGAACCTACTGTAACGAATAGATGTGATTTATGACCTTTCCATTTCAATATATTCAATGCAGAtaaaccaacaccaccagtacctgaatgaattaaaattgattcattatctTGGATATTGAAATTACCAATATTGAATATTGAATATAAAGATGTTAAATACACTGCTGGTATTGATGCTGCCTCTGAGTGGCTTAAATTGGTTGGTTTCTTTACAATGTAATCTTTATCAATGATAATATGAGAAGATGACGAATCGAACGCAATTCCATAAACTTCATCACCCACTTTAAATTGATCTTCACCACAATCTTTTCCAACCCTTGTAATGATACCAGAGAAATCAATACCAATCTCTGGATTGTTAATATCACCTTTACGATTACAAATCTCTGGCGGAACCAATCCACAATATACTAAATAATCTTTATAATTCACTCCTAAACTTAATACATTCACTTCAACCTTATtcgatttaataatttcttttctcgattttaatttatattctaaatttgatgttaattttaaataaacatttgaaaaagaatcaTTACTAACACCAATACCATattcaaatgaatttgatttaaatgtattgattaaatttttaattgattcttttttatatctttcataataaatttcattattcattattataaattccTTTTGAGTATTAATAGTctcatcaattaaagaatcaatttttgaaattaaatttaaattttcaattgattgttgATCAAAATCTATATAGAAAAGTTGTAATTGTTCTGAAAACTCTTCAAAATACTTTGCAGCTCCAATAACTGATGctgataaataatttttaccattatttacattggttgtaattaaaacatgtttacattttaaattatttgatgataataatctcttattaatttcaataaattcaaatgttaccaatttaaaattttcaaagtttaattgttcaataggtttaataaaataaattattgatttatttgtaataatatttgattcTTCTAATTctataaattctttaatacttgaaattttaataataattttaaatgaataaattgattctaacattttaataaaatgattattattattcttattatctttatcaatttcattacaaaatataataacattatcttcataattattattattattattattattattattattattattattattattattattattattattattattattattattaatattaatttctagAATTGATGGTTTTTTacaatgaattaaaaaagaaactgattctaattcttttgacattattatatatttaaaattatgatTTGTTAATAAATCGAACCAAGATTGTTGATTCATACAACAACTATCTTTTCTGATATCAGTATCTTGAAATGACCACCACTGATTGAAAACACCAAATACATTATCTAgaattattgaattaaatggtggttctataaataataattgaccATTTGGTACAAGAACTTTATAAATttgatcaattgaaaatctaATATCTTTAACCACATGTAATACATTTGACATTATTACATAATCATAATAtgaatatttcaaattttgtttttcaattaatggttCTTCTAAATCTAATGAacgataaattatttttataccaaatttaccaccatctaaatctaaatcattattattctcattattattattattattattattgtttataatttttgataattttaattttgcaTCTGGTATGAATGACGTTGAAATATCACTCCATGTATATTCAATAtcaatttgattaaaaacattattaCTCTCTTCAAGTAATTgagtaattttatttaatacaaccattgataatgaagaaacaccaccaccaaattCTAAAATTCTTATTGtgattttctcttttttcaATACCAATGGTTTAATagattctttaataatttcagcaagtaattgatgattttttGCAACAAATTCAGTATCTgaataaaatttatcaagtaaaccatcttcaaataaaatttgtggactatctaaatttgaatcattttcattttcaaatggaaataattgttttgaaattaCTCTAGTTGAtctctttaaaattttataattattattattttccatttgtttttttaattctttaaaattattattattattatttttataaccaaacatttttatagttttaaaaactgatttaaataatctttcatattgaattgaattttctaaatttttattaataaaaattgatttaaaatttaaaaataattgatcaattgattgattttcaatttctttaattgttatatttgaatttcttttattaatatttaaaaacaatgaagatgatataaaattttgataaattgaaatatttgaacTATAGAtatcttttgatttaaattgatcAGATTCATAAagtgatttaaatgatgaagGTGCACCAATTGGTGAATCTCTTGGTTGTAAATATCTTGAATATACTAAATCAATTGGATATTCAATTTCTAAGG comes from Dictyostelium discoideum AX4 chromosome 2 chromosome, whole genome shotgun sequence and encodes:
- the pks15 gene encoding beta-ketoacyl synthase family protein, producing the protein MNNNNNNNNNNNNNNTNNIIDDNDEIAIVGIGFRLPSGDISKSNDSPIELWDNLMNGFDGIIESRERWSDNFNELGEISNGNAGLLPLDEWKSFDPLFFGINPSEAPSIDPQQRLLLKCTWEALEDARIDPMKIRGSNTSVFIGCSTNDYQNQQQNQMNNNKSNIFGLTNHSISNRISYCFDFRNESITIDTACSSSLNAIKMGYQSIKFSKQNNCNLSIVGGVNLLLDTNVSKSFTHLNMLSKSTNGTARCMTFDESADGYVRGEGVGIVVLKSLKQALSDGNTIYCIINGASSNVDGGGLKDKQNFFSPSSISQCENIKMAIQSTNGKIKFNNIDYIEAHGTGTPTGDPIELEAISNSFKQLNDIAIGSGSCSGSNNNTTQQPLLIGSIKSSIGHLEAASGVASLIKCCLMFKNGYFVPNINFNKPNPMIKFNEWNLKVVTEPIQFNTNKQITMLINSFGITGSNCCLILSQFKNNENQQQQQQQQQQQQQQQQQQQQQRGQQQYDNSQPKKYLIPFSANSTLSLKKYQSIIESEEFQLKINFNEFVKNQIFNKSLSLYQRLVIFSVSNWDEFNKQKQSQKEKEKEKEREGEEKEQLNRVQTLNSKSSTMSMVHSKNPIVVFVFAGQGSQYSRMAMELYNSEPIFKQSINMFDNKLFKYYGYSVFEKFISITDHDDDISIQHPTIAQPIMCMLAISLFEFYKHWGIEASFIVGHSLGEIPAAYCSGMITLDTLCYLIYHRSLAQIQTHCNGGRMLSVNISSEDYLSSNYSTKYPDIEIACYNSPNSIVLGGKEQQLNQISNELKDKGIFSKMLASLSSFHTSNQKIVKDDISKLNIDYELPKIPIFSTVTTNLYYNNFNDSNNNSNNNNNNVETTTTPFNSEYIYNNIVEPVKFSQTISNLYKHIEINKLGTDIVFIELAPHPTLQFYLKQMIPVSTNYFSGKISIYSPLHKKKNDTMEIQKTIAKLYCENRYNINFKSQFDCGSINNHNHTVIPPLQQPQPQPLPNYQWDDEKYWKEDLIQQKHRIEGPPIDILGLSNYDNSSNVKSYQTFIDIKKEPFKYLKGHIVNGKYYFPGCGYIDNLLKLYPSQDLTISSMEFKSPLILIDGINQCLQTNVFQTGKTEFKLYYHFKDNKSNEWVQSCIANFQLLNNNNSNNNNSNNNNNNKKLNLQEIISKKCNKTKISRIDLYQHIKSKTGLTYNDEFQGVIQCFLGDSCSLSEVTVNSSTSKSFFKTQLLDSCLHGMIALIQENCQLVFHKIEGLKYYSSNLQVYETNDINSSNNSIFVYSKFKSRLGNSYLASIIIMLKDGTILIEIERVICKSLKIVKNPLEIEYPIDLVYSRYLQPRDSPIGAPSSFKSLYESDQFKSKDIYSSNISIYQNFISSSLFLNINKRNSNITIKEIENQSIDQLFLNFKSIFINKNLENSIQYERLFKSVFKTIKMFGYKNNNNNNFKELKKQMENNNNYKILKRSTRVISKQLFPFENENDSNLDSPQILFEDGLLDKFYSDTEFVAKNHQLLAEIIKESIKPLVLKKEKITIRILEFGGGVSSLSMVVLNKITQLLEESNNVFNQIDIEYTWSDISTSFIPDAKLKLSKIINNNNNNNNNENNNDLDLDGGKFGIKIIYRSLDLEEPLIEKQNLKYSYYDYVIMSNVLHVVKDIRFSIDQIYKVLVPNGQLLFIEPPFNSIILDNVFGVFNQWWSFQDTDIRKDSCCMNQQSWFDLLTNHNFKYIIMSKELESVSFLIHCKKPSILEININNNNNNNNNNNNNNNNNNNNNNNNNNYEDNVIIFCNEIDKDNKNNNNHFIKMLESIYSFKIIIKISSIKEFIELEESNIITNKSIIYFIKPIEQLNFENFKLVTFEFIEINKRLLSSNNLKCKHVLITTNVNNGKNYLSASVIGAAKYFEEFSEQLQLFYIDFDQQSIENLNLISKIDSLIDETINTQKEFIIMNNEIYYERYKKESIKNLINTFKSNSFEYGIGVSNDSFSNVYLKLTSNLEYKLKSRKEIIKSNKVEVNVLSLGVNYKDYLVYCGLVPPEICNRKGDINNPEIGIDFSGIITRVGKDCGEDQFKVGDEVYGIAFDSSSSHIIIDKDYIVKKPTNLSHSEAASIPAVYLTSLYSIFNIGNFNIQDNESILIHSGTGGVGLSALNILKWKGHKSHLFVTVGSKEKEQYLIDTYGDFITGIYSTRNKDYVKQIKLKLKQLGSNKKGVDLILNTLSSDYLDSNFKCLECGGRIVDLSITHLNPNEYIDFSKFKYNYGYHNVELLFINKRKLQILFLQISNAIENNQLNLIPINEYSNLKIKEAIEFINERKHIGKIIVNNNINLINKLIENNNFNSSSSSGSSSGSGSIDVKEPILKSNYKINNDNLGSTILVTGQTGIVLEILKWIVKFSDCVKDIIIFSKSPMKWELELLVNNNSNIRFHFKSIDICNESLVNESIDQILKDNPLINNVDSIFHFAFQQVSRKVNKIDMESLDISHGAKTFGAINLHNQSIKRNWKLKQFVMASSIASIIGSSKQCSYVCANNVLDSLSRFRKSIGLPSICTNYGSLGDAGFVSRFESVGEMLVGQGLNPISTNLILGSLDLQIQNQHLSTNLLICNFNFPAFKVNAQIPKQKFDFIINSIDGGGGGSNSSSGSGGGGKVVDSLNIKDIFINKISEFLSIESSKINQDLRLLDYGADSLLTVQLKNWIDKEISPNIITIQQIQNNTISLVIKIIITAIDNKKIKDSNQQSNNNENIKTGSFIGGKSKNNNVKNLKFWKKQIKLKVIGNEFSSSTSSYVNITKNGGTSKNNKRILFPFSSGGYLSTYLLFNLVKDSNCSIVYCLNTSIDLIIQSLKYHQLYFNLNQNEISKINIISVSSEKDYNQLFIKNNDINLIIIVSSDSFQDSILFEQEFNETELNLVKELIKSLIINGYCNNNDNNNNNNNNKISIINISSIYIYLGISNEFINENEYNSIEIPNFESIEKLPLSSGKIQSSLLIEHFLKDCSIKFNIPSTMIRIPPIFSNIETGLGNENELLQLFLQSCHSIGFYPNVSTSYPTIPINHLSNLIINQINNQNYYEHDNEKGKLLFNTINLNNNNSNNNNINSQQINQILKCEFNCKQIEFNDWIQILTDSNNSSCVYKYLQLHNIITKYSNSNTDTIQENNLEIINQMIINHLKQKK